Proteins co-encoded in one Cytophaga hutchinsonii ATCC 33406 genomic window:
- a CDS encoding YqgE/AlgH family protein has product MLTKGKILISEPYLGDSTFERSVVLLCEHNDSGAFGFMLNKSTTLTINSVLEEQLTFEQNLFLGGPVAQDSLFFLLRQDRAILKDSVHIKDDLYWGGDFEHLKTLIQEGTLELDNCRFFLGYSGWGEDQLEYELEKHSWIIADINSEDMFVKNPESMWQNVLRSMGGDYKVLSNYPIDPRLN; this is encoded by the coding sequence TTGTTAACAAAAGGAAAAATACTGATCTCGGAACCATACCTGGGTGATTCCACTTTTGAGCGGAGTGTGGTATTGTTGTGTGAACACAACGACAGCGGTGCGTTCGGTTTTATGCTGAATAAGTCAACGACCTTAACAATCAATTCGGTGTTGGAGGAACAGCTAACGTTTGAACAAAACTTATTTTTAGGTGGTCCGGTAGCCCAGGATTCTCTGTTTTTTTTATTGAGACAGGATAGAGCCATACTGAAAGACTCGGTTCATATCAAAGATGACTTGTATTGGGGAGGTGATTTTGAACATTTAAAAACATTGATTCAAGAAGGTACCTTAGAACTTGATAATTGTCGTTTTTTTTTAGGATATTCGGGTTGGGGAGAAGATCAGTTAGAGTACGAACTGGAAAAGCATTCCTGGATCATTGCCGATATTAATTCAGAAGATATGTTTGTTAAAAATCCGGAATCGATGTGGCAAAATGTTTTACGCAGCATGGGGGGAGATTACAAAGTCCTTTCTAATTATCCGATTGATCCGCGGTTAAATTAA
- a CDS encoding toxin-antitoxin system YwqK family antitoxin, with amino-acid sequence MRPNVSVTLLAVSLLTVGFTSCRKSRHNHDPHPYPYTSVLPDTNRFAIPYTYYMVNGYTTYYYPNSNIISSQGNYQNGSPSGYWKQYYPNGRLMKEGNYSNGQLSGNWIFYYSSGIKKEEGNYQNNIKSGNWVYYYEDGKISSQGNYSNGAKEGQWSYYNPDGTLSSTISY; translated from the coding sequence ATGAGACCGAATGTAAGCGTAACGCTTTTAGCTGTAAGCCTATTGACTGTTGGATTTACTTCCTGCAGAAAATCCAGACACAACCACGATCCACACCCGTATCCATATACAAGCGTACTACCGGATACCAACCGTTTTGCCATCCCATATACCTATTACATGGTTAACGGATATACAACTTACTATTATCCCAATTCCAATATCATTAGCAGTCAGGGTAATTATCAAAATGGTTCCCCAAGCGGTTACTGGAAACAGTATTATCCGAATGGCCGGTTAATGAAAGAAGGTAATTATTCAAACGGCCAGCTTTCGGGAAACTGGATCTTTTATTATTCATCAGGAATAAAAAAGGAAGAAGGTAATTATCAGAATAATATAAAAAGCGGTAACTGGGTATACTACTATGAAGATGGAAAAATCTCTTCGCAAGGTAATTATTCCAATGGTGCTAAAGAAGGTCAGTGGAGTTATTACAATCCGGACGGCACGCTTAGCAGTACAATCTCTTATTAG
- the pdxH gene encoding pyridoxamine 5'-phosphate oxidase — MKTNLADIRKEYSSRSLDTKDILPSPVEQFRLWLNQALEAGALEATAMNLATVNEAGKPASRIVLLKGIEHGSFVFYTNYKSHKGSDITHNSFGALNFFWPELERQVRIEGKITKVSPEDSDTYFNSRPYQSKIGAWVSDQSKEVASREELESKITYYENKYPEGSVVPRPAHWGGYTLKPAYFEFWQGRPSRLHDRIVYDLEGDIRWNVFRICP; from the coding sequence ATGAAAACGAATTTAGCTGATATCAGAAAAGAGTATTCAAGCCGAAGCCTGGATACAAAAGATATTCTTCCTTCCCCGGTAGAACAGTTCCGTTTATGGCTGAATCAGGCACTGGAAGCCGGCGCGCTGGAAGCAACAGCAATGAACCTGGCTACGGTAAATGAAGCCGGTAAGCCAGCATCAAGAATTGTTTTATTAAAAGGAATTGAACACGGCAGCTTTGTATTTTATACCAATTATAAAAGTCACAAAGGCAGCGACATTACACACAATTCATTTGGTGCATTAAACTTTTTCTGGCCCGAACTGGAACGACAGGTACGTATTGAAGGAAAGATCACTAAAGTTTCACCGGAAGATTCAGATACCTATTTTAACAGCAGGCCCTATCAAAGTAAAATTGGTGCATGGGTATCGGATCAAAGTAAAGAAGTTGCCAGCCGGGAAGAACTTGAAAGTAAGATTACCTATTACGAAAATAAATATCCGGAAGGTTCTGTTGTACCCAGGCCAGCACACTGGGGGGGATATACACTGAAGCCAGCATATTTTGAGTTCTGGCAGGGCAGACCAAGCCGTCTGCATGACCGGATTGTATATGATCTGGAAGGTGATATCAGATGGAATGTGTTCAGGATATGCCCGTAA
- the bshB1 gene encoding bacillithiol biosynthesis deacetylase BshB1: MVNKVDILVLAAHPDDAELACSGTILNQIALGRKVAVVDLTRGELGTRGTAEIRAQESAAATELLGLTARFNAGFADGFFESDKEHCVTLAKYIRHFQPEIVLCNALHDRHPDHGNGSELQSRACFLSGLIKIETEWEGNKQEAWRPKNVYHYIQDRYIQPDFIVDISKHWDKKMECILAFKSQFYTPETSGNNEPQTYISGKSFLRSIESRAREFGHAIGVEYGEGFTKEKQLGVTDLFDLL, encoded by the coding sequence ATGGTGAACAAAGTTGATATACTCGTTTTGGCAGCACACCCCGATGATGCTGAATTAGCCTGTTCCGGCACGATCTTAAACCAAATAGCATTGGGTCGTAAAGTTGCTGTTGTTGATTTAACCAGAGGCGAATTAGGGACACGCGGCACAGCAGAAATACGGGCTCAAGAGTCGGCTGCAGCTACTGAGTTATTGGGATTAACAGCACGTTTTAATGCCGGTTTTGCAGATGGTTTTTTTGAATCAGATAAAGAACATTGTGTAACACTGGCTAAATATATCCGTCATTTCCAGCCTGAGATTGTATTGTGTAATGCGCTTCACGACAGGCATCCGGATCATGGTAATGGTTCAGAACTGCAATCAAGAGCTTGCTTTTTATCCGGCCTGATAAAAATTGAAACGGAGTGGGAAGGTAATAAACAGGAAGCCTGGCGACCTAAAAATGTATATCATTATATTCAGGACCGATACATTCAGCCCGACTTTATTGTTGATATAAGCAAACACTGGGATAAAAAAATGGAATGCATTCTGGCATTCAAATCACAGTTTTATACACCTGAAACAAGTGGTAACAACGAACCGCAAACATACATTTCCGGAAAATCATTTTTACGTTCCATTGAATCGAGGGCACGTGAATTCGGCCATGCTATTGGCGTTGAATATGGTGAAGGGTTTACAAAAGAGAAGCAGCTGGGAGTAACGGATCTCTTTGATTTACTCTAA
- a CDS encoding M23 family metallopeptidase produces MRIFLFILFFGFLFTVQAQVPGKTPKKGDKDFDKTQAPAIEYKTPDMNDILFTDDIVDTIAGGEQSNYSFDGEKDWSVLEEDTASWQEGEEVGDEEFVVVEVEEQQRVDSSWVTIAQYYSVWDTRSIDPYKIDPADFKDTIAFHLYDSLMGHYWSMPLTSSKTNSSFGMRGSRWHYGIDLDLEVGDPVMACYDGIVRIVQYNSGGYGYYILVRHYNGFETLYAHLSRQDVKVGQIVKAGEVIGLGGNTGRSSGPHLHFEVRYAGNAFNPIYMYDFPKHTLRSSVFSLKPEHYAYAKEARKVYYHTVRSGETISTISRRYGVSVTQICKLNGISTKTVIRAGRRLRIR; encoded by the coding sequence ATGCGTATATTTCTATTTATTCTCTTTTTTGGGTTTTTATTCACTGTACAAGCACAGGTTCCTGGAAAAACGCCCAAAAAAGGGGATAAAGATTTTGATAAAACTCAGGCACCTGCCATTGAGTATAAAACTCCGGACATGAACGATATTCTCTTTACCGATGATATTGTTGATACCATTGCCGGAGGTGAGCAATCTAATTACAGTTTTGACGGAGAGAAGGATTGGTCTGTATTGGAAGAAGATACAGCTTCCTGGCAGGAAGGTGAAGAAGTTGGCGATGAAGAATTTGTAGTTGTTGAAGTTGAAGAACAACAGCGAGTGGATTCTTCCTGGGTAACCATTGCCCAGTACTATTCTGTTTGGGATACACGTTCCATTGATCCATATAAAATAGACCCGGCCGATTTTAAAGATACCATTGCTTTCCATTTGTATGACTCTCTCATGGGCCATTACTGGTCTATGCCATTAACGTCAAGTAAAACCAACTCAAGTTTTGGTATGCGTGGCAGCCGCTGGCATTATGGTATTGACCTCGATCTGGAAGTAGGTGATCCTGTAATGGCTTGCTATGACGGTATTGTACGGATTGTACAATACAATTCCGGTGGGTACGGCTATTACATTCTTGTTCGGCATTACAATGGATTTGAAACTTTGTATGCACATTTAAGCAGACAGGATGTAAAAGTAGGACAGATTGTTAAAGCAGGAGAGGTAATTGGTTTGGGCGGTAATACAGGCCGAAGCAGCGGACCGCATTTACACTTTGAAGTGCGTTATGCCGGTAATGCGTTTAACCCGATTTACATGTATGATTTTCCGAAGCATACCTTACGTTCTTCGGTATTCTCTTTAAAACCTGAGCATTATGCCTATGCAAAGGAAGCCCGCAAGGTATATTACCACACGGTACGTTCAGGAGAAACGATCAGCACAATCAGCAGAAGATACGGTGTATCTGTTACACAGATCTGTAAATTAAATGGTATTTCCACCAAAACTGTTATCCGCGCCGGTCGCCGGTTACGGATCCGCTAA
- the trxB gene encoding thioredoxin-disulfide reductase yields MSVEKVHCLIIGSGPAGYTAAIYASRAGLKPVMYQGAQPGGQLMITNDVENFPGYPDGVMGPEMMEHFKAQATRFGADIRYGTISSVDFTGPVHKVTVDEKVVLEADTIIISTGAGAKWLGIESETRLNGRGVSACAVCDGFFFRGQEVAIVGAGDTACEEASYLSKLCKKVYMLVRKDKFVAASVIMQQRVLNTPNIEVLFSTETDEILGKEDVEGMRVRNNVTGETREIPVTGFFVAIGHKPNTDIFKGWIDMDENGYIKTIPGTSKTNVEGVFACGDAQDHVYRQAVTAAGTGCMAALDAERYLAAKEAVTA; encoded by the coding sequence ATGTCAGTAGAAAAAGTACATTGTCTAATTATCGGTTCAGGTCCTGCAGGATATACTGCAGCGATATATGCTTCTCGTGCAGGTTTAAAGCCTGTCATGTATCAGGGTGCTCAGCCAGGTGGTCAGTTAATGATCACAAATGACGTTGAGAACTTCCCGGGATATCCGGATGGCGTAATGGGGCCGGAGATGATGGAACATTTTAAGGCACAGGCTACACGTTTTGGTGCAGATATTCGTTATGGTACTATCAGTTCGGTAGATTTTACCGGTCCGGTTCATAAAGTAACTGTTGATGAAAAGGTAGTACTGGAAGCGGATACAATCATTATATCTACCGGAGCAGGAGCTAAATGGCTGGGTATTGAATCTGAAACACGTTTGAATGGCCGCGGTGTTTCTGCCTGCGCTGTCTGTGACGGATTCTTTTTCCGGGGACAGGAAGTTGCAATTGTAGGTGCAGGTGATACGGCTTGTGAAGAAGCGAGTTATTTATCAAAGCTTTGCAAAAAAGTATATATGCTGGTACGTAAAGATAAATTCGTTGCCGCCTCGGTTATTATGCAGCAACGTGTATTAAATACACCAAACATTGAAGTGCTGTTCAGTACAGAAACAGATGAAATTTTAGGTAAAGAAGATGTGGAAGGCATGCGCGTGAGAAACAATGTTACGGGGGAAACACGTGAAATTCCGGTAACAGGTTTCTTCGTAGCGATCGGTCACAAACCCAATACAGATATTTTCAAAGGATGGATTGATATGGATGAAAATGGTTATATCAAAACAATTCCGGGAACATCTAAAACAAACGTCGAAGGTGTATTTGCTTGTGGAGATGCACAGGATCACGTATACCGCCAGGCAGTTACAGCAGCCGGTACAGGCTGTATGGCAGCCTTAGATGCAGAAAGATATTTAGCAGCAAAAGAAGCTGTCACCGCGTAA
- a CDS encoding D-arabinono-1,4-lactone oxidase, protein MLAIKIIFQLLFTLLFRRKKLPETIDKIDIQLTQKVSDAERLKTVSLLNKIFGTRIVRWIMEFFLCKASKGEFIEINNADFIKRYQRYIPETDERISWTNWANTQKSQPLKYYIPGNGPHVKVIETYQQLGDYDFKGLKEIQGIVTDAEEKGLRVRCVASGHSLSDIAVTGDFMISTKKMTRPQRRANQPYIKEKFRNGYTSYIHKDTQVIPEKRYLFETGAGTLLEDLKQILEKEGLAFANMGGSDVQGFMGAASTSTHGSGIGLKPFPDMIASMVLVGSHGKAYRLEPADGITDPSVYAASEEYQTHGIELIQDDDLFYSSTVSMGCFGVIFSVVIEVVDFYYLKEERIPGTWEEERQKLASLGLNYIRKNRHFELAVNPYPVNDKGELDKVNGKRYCIVTTRNIIPKPAAKQDNTSSEKRNFLSSLASGLYFVGSISVFLFNKKPANIPRSISSSLKRIVDCDKQGGGYSDKYYNVLNQGLLEMKFFGYASEMAFTMQDDTYLKAIDKILDESVRMAEEYGQYNPSPIAIRFTDDSHSYLSMMHNMAACSIEVVSLKGFIGGENFQRRIEREMIAFNGRPHWGLHLESLSFDRIEKLYPKLPVWLQAYKKFNQSRVFNNSFTDRTGISAVLGQQEAFLE, encoded by the coding sequence ATGCTAGCGATCAAAATTATTTTCCAGTTACTGTTTACACTTCTTTTCAGAAGAAAGAAACTGCCTGAAACCATTGATAAAATAGATATTCAGCTTACACAAAAAGTATCCGATGCCGAACGGCTAAAGACGGTATCGTTATTAAATAAAATTTTCGGAACACGCATTGTACGTTGGATCATGGAATTTTTTCTTTGTAAAGCATCCAAAGGAGAATTCATTGAAATAAATAATGCAGATTTTATAAAACGATACCAGCGCTACATTCCGGAAACAGATGAACGGATCAGCTGGACGAACTGGGCCAATACTCAAAAATCTCAACCGCTTAAATATTACATTCCGGGTAATGGCCCGCATGTTAAGGTTATTGAAACATACCAGCAGCTTGGCGACTATGATTTCAAAGGCTTAAAGGAAATTCAGGGAATCGTAACAGATGCAGAGGAAAAAGGTTTACGTGTGCGTTGTGTTGCTTCCGGGCATTCATTATCAGACATTGCTGTAACAGGTGATTTCATGATTAGTACAAAAAAAATGACTCGTCCGCAGCGTCGTGCAAATCAGCCTTATATCAAAGAAAAATTCCGTAATGGCTATACTTCCTATATTCACAAAGATACGCAGGTTATTCCGGAGAAGCGCTATTTATTTGAAACCGGCGCTGGTACACTGCTGGAAGATCTGAAACAGATCCTGGAAAAAGAAGGTCTTGCATTTGCCAATATGGGCGGCTCAGACGTGCAGGGTTTTATGGGCGCTGCGTCCACATCTACGCATGGATCGGGAATCGGATTAAAACCGTTTCCGGATATGATCGCATCCATGGTGCTTGTGGGAAGCCATGGAAAAGCGTATCGGCTTGAACCGGCCGATGGCATTACTGATCCCTCGGTATATGCCGCTTCTGAAGAATATCAAACCCATGGCATTGAACTGATACAGGATGATGATTTGTTTTATTCATCCACTGTATCTATGGGCTGCTTTGGCGTTATCTTTTCTGTTGTGATTGAAGTTGTAGATTTTTATTACCTTAAAGAAGAACGGATACCAGGTACTTGGGAAGAAGAACGCCAGAAATTGGCATCCTTAGGTTTAAATTATATTCGTAAGAACCGCCACTTTGAATTGGCTGTAAACCCGTATCCGGTAAATGATAAAGGAGAACTGGATAAAGTAAACGGTAAAAGATATTGCATTGTAACCACGCGGAATATTATACCTAAACCCGCGGCAAAGCAGGATAATACGTCTTCAGAAAAACGGAATTTTTTATCTTCCCTGGCATCCGGCTTGTATTTCGTTGGTTCGATTTCAGTATTTTTATTTAATAAAAAACCTGCCAATATTCCGCGCTCCATTTCCAGTTCATTAAAGCGTATTGTTGACTGTGACAAACAAGGCGGAGGATATTCCGATAAGTATTACAATGTGCTTAATCAGGGTTTGCTTGAAATGAAATTTTTCGGGTATGCTTCTGAAATGGCTTTTACCATGCAGGATGATACCTACCTGAAAGCTATAGATAAAATTCTGGATGAATCGGTACGCATGGCAGAAGAATATGGACAATACAATCCAAGCCCGATTGCCATAAGGTTTACCGATGACTCGCATTCCTATCTTTCAATGATGCATAATATGGCAGCATGCAGCATTGAAGTTGTAAGTTTAAAAGGCTTCATAGGAGGTGAAAATTTTCAGCGCCGCATTGAAAGAGAAATGATTGCTTTTAATGGAAGACCACACTGGGGATTACATCTGGAAAGCCTGTCCTTTGACCGGATTGAAAAACTATATCCCAAATTACCGGTATGGTTGCAGGCATATAAAAAATTCAATCAATCACGTGTGTTTAATAATTCGTTTACAGACCGTACAGGCATATCTGCTGTACTTGGACAACAGGAAGCATTTTTGGAATAA
- a CDS encoding cation:proton antiporter: protein MDILTVITVLIIISALFSYINERFFKMPAMIGVMTISVMVSLAVLIIGKIGDERFNVITRLAYNIDFSKVLLDVMLGFLLFAAALQLDNKKLNVLKRPVFILSTLGVLVSAGTFGAMFYGLSLLLNIHIPLIYCFTFGAIISPTDPIAVGSILKKTKIPARLETIISGESLFNDALGLILFVTLLGVAKQTGPDISFTETLQVFVKEVLGGILLGLTFGVVGYQLIKPIRDYQTIFLISVAVVLGISLVGSRLHASIPLAAVVAGLMIGNDKFSKEHEGSEFFNSIWHLMDEVLNTILFVMIGLQLLVLPFLADYWLIGACSIIIILLARMMSVTLNAFFELRRINLTSLSILTWAGLRGGISIALALSLPNSAYKEIILSCCYCIVIFSVLVQGLTLNKVVNTVVGPKEENEHL from the coding sequence ATGGACATCTTAACTGTTATCACTGTACTTATTATAATCAGCGCATTGTTCTCCTACATCAATGAACGGTTTTTCAAGATGCCCGCCATGATTGGAGTTATGACGATATCTGTAATGGTATCCCTTGCCGTATTGATCATAGGGAAAATCGGAGATGAACGCTTTAATGTGATCACACGGCTTGCGTATAACATTGATTTTTCGAAAGTGCTGTTGGATGTAATGCTTGGTTTTTTGCTTTTTGCAGCTGCACTCCAGCTTGATAATAAGAAACTGAATGTATTAAAACGCCCTGTCTTTATCCTCAGTACGCTGGGTGTATTGGTATCAGCAGGCACATTCGGAGCAATGTTTTATGGATTGTCTTTATTGCTTAATATTCATATCCCTTTAATCTATTGTTTTACTTTTGGGGCTATCATATCACCAACAGACCCGATTGCTGTTGGATCAATTCTAAAAAAAACAAAAATACCGGCACGGCTTGAAACGATCATATCCGGAGAATCACTATTTAATGATGCACTTGGTTTGATTCTTTTTGTAACGCTGCTGGGTGTTGCAAAACAAACCGGTCCGGATATTTCTTTTACTGAAACACTGCAGGTTTTTGTTAAAGAAGTGCTGGGTGGTATTTTGCTTGGACTTACGTTTGGTGTTGTGGGTTATCAGTTAATTAAACCTATCCGTGATTACCAGACAATATTCTTAATATCTGTTGCTGTTGTATTGGGTATTTCATTAGTTGGCAGCAGGCTGCATGCATCTATTCCGTTGGCGGCAGTAGTTGCTGGCTTAATGATCGGTAACGATAAATTCAGTAAAGAACATGAGGGCAGCGAATTTTTTAACAGTATCTGGCATTTGATGGATGAGGTACTCAATACCATTCTGTTTGTTATGATTGGATTGCAACTATTGGTTTTACCTTTCCTGGCAGATTACTGGCTGATCGGTGCGTGCTCTATCATTATTATTTTGTTGGCACGGATGATGAGCGTTACATTAAATGCCTTCTTTGAACTACGCAGGATCAATCTTACAAGTCTTTCTATACTAACCTGGGCAGGCTTGCGGGGAGGGATTTCTATCGCTCTTGCATTGTCGTTGCCGAATTCTGCTTATAAAGAAATTATTTTGAGCTGTTGTTATTGCATCGTCATTTTTTCAGTTCTTGTTCAGGGCTTAACATTAAATAAAGTAGTGAACACAGTTGTAGGACCGAAAGAAGAAAATGAACATTTATAG
- a CDS encoding T9SS type A sorting domain-containing protein, whose product MMIKRFLSVCLFAFFFQMPSYAQFNLIKDFDGTELSSFHLYYSGIVYATGDKVIVQYDSIEAGHYVSKSVLASINKSGKREFIISVTTDMNDHSRNFFFDFKTLKDGRVVFVAEQSATSANIIITDGTSSGTTTLYTGSEMIQGLEVMNDNLYFTYDGLSFHSLKKIDMTTLQVSEVIELGSFRKISGISNVSNTAMIFIAPDVTENNKVKLYVSDGTASGTNVLAELLDSGIEEPQNTVMTRVGNKVYFFYKRPGEDCCNDLWVTDGTIAGTKKLKEFNTIYYSDFVKEKKAIGFNDKFYFSGVETGTRISTNEVLWVSDGTTEGTIALTDADESMSPRNLMVFNNSLYFIAFDGSVYNNKLHKTDGTVAGTHVVDITYNTHILSISSMAADADYIYLGAVNVNASFWSALFRFNGSKLDVDILDDEKIIDVPKNLYVNGSDVYFTANVHGTGEELYTMGGDFISSNVTSTKSAAFHSCTLYPNPASSHITVKTAQQIKSLRLINQFGNVLLETNENTIPLESYSEGMYFVNIQLQNGETAFEKIMIVK is encoded by the coding sequence ATGATGATTAAACGTTTTTTATCCGTATGTCTTTTTGCTTTTTTCTTTCAGATGCCCTCATATGCTCAATTTAATCTAATCAAAGATTTTGATGGTACAGAATTAAGCTCTTTTCACCTTTATTATTCTGGTATTGTATATGCTACAGGAGATAAAGTCATCGTTCAATACGATTCAATAGAGGCTGGTCACTATGTTTCTAAATCGGTTCTGGCTTCCATAAATAAATCCGGAAAACGTGAATTTATAATCTCCGTTACTACAGACATGAATGATCATAGTAGAAATTTTTTCTTCGATTTTAAAACATTAAAAGATGGCAGAGTTGTCTTTGTTGCGGAACAGTCAGCCACATCAGCAAACATTATCATAACGGACGGTACTTCCAGCGGAACTACAACCTTATATACAGGTTCTGAGATGATCCAGGGATTAGAAGTGATGAATGATAACCTGTATTTTACATACGATGGTTTGTCATTTCATTCGTTGAAAAAGATTGACATGACAACCTTGCAGGTTTCTGAGGTTATTGAATTAGGATCATTCCGGAAGATTTCAGGGATTAGCAACGTTTCAAATACAGCAATGATTTTTATTGCCCCGGATGTAACTGAAAATAACAAGGTGAAATTGTATGTTTCAGATGGAACAGCATCCGGCACTAACGTATTGGCAGAACTGCTGGATAGCGGAATAGAAGAGCCACAAAATACTGTAATGACACGGGTTGGAAATAAAGTATATTTTTTTTACAAAAGACCGGGTGAAGATTGCTGCAACGATCTGTGGGTAACGGATGGTACCATTGCCGGAACAAAAAAACTGAAGGAATTTAATACAATATATTATAGTGATTTTGTAAAAGAAAAAAAGGCAATTGGTTTTAATGATAAATTTTATTTTTCCGGAGTTGAAACGGGTACTCGCATATCTACCAACGAAGTGCTTTGGGTAAGTGACGGTACAACGGAAGGAACAATTGCACTAACGGATGCCGATGAAAGTATGAGTCCCCGAAATTTAATGGTATTCAATAATTCCTTATATTTTATAGCATTTGATGGTTCTGTTTATAATAATAAACTTCATAAAACGGACGGAACGGTAGCCGGAACACATGTTGTAGATATAACATACAATACACATATTCTTTCCATTTCTTCTATGGCAGCGGATGCTGATTATATCTATTTAGGTGCAGTTAATGTGAATGCTTCGTTTTGGTCGGCATTATTCCGTTTTAATGGCAGCAAGTTAGACGTTGATATTCTTGACGACGAAAAAATTATTGATGTACCAAAGAACCTGTATGTAAATGGAAGTGATGTATATTTTACAGCCAATGTACATGGAACGGGAGAAGAGTTGTATACAATGGGCGGCGATTTTATTTCAAGTAATGTTACCAGCACGAAATCTGCTGCATTCCATTCATGCACACTATATCCGAATCCTGCATCAAGTCACATAACAGTTAAAACAGCACAGCAAATCAAATCGTTACGACTTATTAATCAATTTGGTAATGTACTTTTGGAAACAAATGAAAATACTATTCCTCTGGAATCTTATTCAGAAGGAATGTACTTCGTAAATATTCAGTTACAAAATGGTGAAACAGCTTTTGAAAAGATCATGATTGTTAAATAA
- a CDS encoding sigma-70 family RNA polymerase sigma factor: MRQLKISKQITNRESQSLDKYLQEIGKVDLLTPDEEVDLAKRIREGDQLALEKLTKANLRFVVSVAKQYQNQGLSLGDLINEGNLGLIKAAQRFDETRGFKFISYAVWWIRQSILQALAEQSRIVRLPLNRVGSLNKISKTFSELEQKYEREPSPDELAEVLEVSTAEVVDTLKISGRHVSMDAPFVQGEENSLLDVLENSSESAPDSSLMNDSLRREVQRALSTLTQREADVISLYFGLNGEHSMTLEEIGEKFNLTRERVRQIKEKAIRRLRHTSRSKALKPYLG; encoded by the coding sequence ATGAGACAGCTAAAGATTAGTAAACAGATAACCAACAGAGAGAGTCAATCTCTGGACAAGTATTTACAGGAAATCGGGAAAGTAGATTTGCTTACCCCGGATGAAGAAGTAGATCTTGCGAAACGTATTCGCGAAGGTGATCAGTTAGCATTAGAAAAATTAACAAAAGCCAACCTGCGTTTCGTCGTTTCGGTTGCAAAACAATACCAAAACCAGGGTTTATCTCTGGGGGATTTAATTAATGAAGGAAACTTAGGTTTGATCAAAGCGGCTCAACGTTTTGACGAAACCCGTGGTTTCAAATTTATCTCTTATGCTGTATGGTGGATCCGTCAGTCAATTCTGCAGGCATTAGCTGAGCAGTCACGTATTGTGCGTTTACCATTGAACAGAGTAGGTTCATTAAACAAGATCTCTAAAACATTCTCTGAACTGGAACAAAAATATGAAAGAGAGCCGTCTCCGGACGAACTTGCTGAAGTATTGGAAGTTTCTACAGCAGAGGTTGTTGATACACTTAAAATTTCAGGTCGTCACGTATCTATGGATGCACCTTTTGTACAAGGTGAAGAAAACAGTTTATTAGATGTACTTGAAAACAGCAGCGAATCAGCTCCTGATTCAAGTTTAATGAATGATTCGTTAAGAAGAGAAGTACAACGTGCTTTATCTACACTAACTCAACGTGAAGCAGATGTAATTTCTCTTTACTTTGGTTTAAATGGCGAACATTCTATGACGCTTGAAGAGATCGGTGAAAAGTTTAATTTAACAAGAGAACGTGTTCGTCAGATCAAAGAAAAAGCAATTCGTCGTTTAAGACATACCTCAAGAAGTAAAGCATTGAAACCTTATTTAGGATAA